One part of the Vogesella sp. LIG4 genome encodes these proteins:
- a CDS encoding SAM-dependent methyltransferase, with the protein MAGTLFLIPTPLGEGDTPWLPEGERARVTHISHFVVEAEKTARKHLKQLGVSTPIRELVMNTLNEHTKPADVAALLAPLAAGQDVGLVSEAGCPAVADPGAQLVALAHEKGYRVEPLIGPSSILLALMASGANGQCFAFHGYLPVDVAERARAIKALEARSRQNNETQVFIETPYRNNALLQQLRETLAPASRLCVAADLTAPTQTIVSRLVKDWPRQAPDFHKRPAIFVIHAG; encoded by the coding sequence ATGGCCGGCACCCTGTTCCTGATTCCCACCCCGCTGGGCGAAGGCGATACCCCGTGGCTGCCGGAAGGCGAGCGCGCCCGCGTCACCCATATCAGCCACTTTGTGGTGGAAGCGGAAAAGACCGCGCGCAAGCACCTGAAGCAGCTGGGCGTTAGCACGCCGATTCGCGAACTGGTGATGAACACGCTGAACGAGCACACCAAGCCCGCCGACGTGGCCGCGCTGCTGGCACCGTTGGCCGCAGGCCAGGACGTGGGGCTGGTATCGGAAGCCGGCTGCCCGGCAGTGGCCGACCCCGGCGCGCAGCTGGTGGCGCTGGCGCACGAGAAAGGCTACCGCGTGGAGCCGCTGATCGGCCCGTCGTCGATTCTGCTGGCACTGATGGCCAGCGGCGCCAACGGCCAGTGCTTTGCCTTCCACGGCTACCTGCCGGTGGACGTCGCCGAGCGCGCCAGGGCGATCAAGGCGCTGGAAGCGCGTTCGCGGCAGAACAACGAAACCCAGGTATTCATCGAAACGCCGTACCGCAACAACGCGCTGCTGCAACAGCTGCGCGAGACGCTGGCGCCAGCCAGCCGCCTGTGCGTAGCCGCCGACCTGACTGCGCCGACGCAGACCATTGTCAGCCGGCTGGTGAAGGACTGGCCCAGGCAGGCGCCGGACTTCCACAAGCGGCCGGCGATCTTCGTGATTCACGCCGGCTGA
- the fabF gene encoding beta-ketoacyl-ACP synthase II produces the protein MSTRRVVVTGLGHVSPVGNDVASGWANLLAGKSGITAITRFDASDVACQIAGEVKDFDITQYIPAKDARRMDAFIHYGIAAALQAVADSGLDDVPGLDKTRVGVNIGSGIGGLPLIEETGVALQQGGIRKIGPFFIPGSLINLIAGHVSILKGYQGPSYGIVSACTTGAHCIGDAARLIKYGDADVMVAGGAEGAVTKLAVGGFAAMKALSTRNDDPATASRPWDKGRDGFVMGEGAGVVILEEYEHAKKRGAKIYAELIGFGMSSDAYHITAPNAEGPARGVSNALRDAGINADQVQYVNAHGTSTPLGDANETNALKLAFGDHAKKLAVNSTKSMTGHLLGAAGGVEAIYSILAVHNQVAPPTINLHDQDIEAGCDLDYVPNTARQMAIDIAISNSFGFGGTNGTLVFKRI, from the coding sequence GTGTCTACACGCAGAGTAGTAGTGACCGGCCTCGGACACGTGTCCCCGGTCGGTAACGATGTCGCCAGCGGCTGGGCCAATCTCCTTGCCGGCAAGAGTGGCATTACTGCCATCACCCGTTTTGACGCCAGCGATGTGGCCTGCCAGATCGCCGGTGAAGTCAAAGACTTCGACATTACCCAGTACATTCCGGCAAAAGATGCCCGTCGCATGGATGCCTTCATCCATTACGGTATCGCTGCCGCGCTGCAAGCCGTGGCCGATTCCGGCCTGGATGACGTTCCGGGCCTGGACAAGACCCGCGTCGGCGTGAACATCGGTTCCGGCATCGGCGGCCTGCCGCTGATCGAGGAAACCGGCGTGGCGTTGCAACAGGGCGGCATCCGCAAGATCGGGCCGTTCTTCATCCCGGGTTCGCTGATCAACCTGATCGCCGGCCACGTGTCCATCCTCAAGGGCTACCAGGGTCCGAGCTACGGCATCGTGTCCGCCTGCACCACCGGTGCGCACTGCATCGGCGATGCTGCGCGCCTGATCAAGTACGGCGACGCCGACGTGATGGTGGCCGGTGGCGCCGAAGGTGCCGTGACCAAGCTGGCCGTGGGTGGTTTTGCCGCCATGAAGGCGCTGTCCACCCGCAACGACGACCCGGCCACTGCCTCCCGTCCGTGGGACAAGGGCCGTGACGGCTTCGTGATGGGCGAAGGCGCCGGTGTGGTGATCCTGGAAGAGTACGAGCACGCCAAGAAGCGTGGCGCCAAGATCTACGCCGAGCTGATCGGCTTCGGCATGAGCTCCGACGCCTACCACATCACTGCGCCGAACGCCGAAGGCCCGGCCCGTGGTGTGAGCAACGCGCTGCGCGATGCCGGCATCAACGCGGACCAGGTGCAGTACGTGAACGCGCACGGCACCTCCACCCCGCTGGGCGATGCCAACGAAACCAATGCGCTGAAACTGGCATTTGGCGATCACGCCAAGAAGCTGGCGGTAAACTCCACCAAGTCGATGACCGGCCACCTGCTGGGCGCCGCTGGTGGTGTGGAAGCCATCTACTCCATCTTGGCCGTGCACAACCAGGTCGCTCCGCCGACCATCAACCTGCACGATCAGGACATCGAGGCCGGTTGCGACCTGGACTACGTGCCGAACACCGCGCGCCAAATGGCGATCGATATTGCGATCTCCAACTCGTTCGGCTTCGGTGGTACCAACGGTACCCTGGTGTTCAAGCGCATCTAA
- the fabD gene encoding ACP S-malonyltransferase, which translates to MAFAFLFPGQGSQSLKMMDGFADLPVVKQTFDEASAALGEDLWAMLQAESADAINATVNTQPLMLAAGVATYRAWLAQGGAVPAVLAGHSLGEYSALVAAGALGFADAVQLVRLRAQAMQEAVPAGEGAMAAILNLSDDDIRAACAEAAQGEVVEPVNFNSPGQVVIAGSKAAVERAMELCKAKGAKRALPLPVSVPSHCSLMKPAAERLAVALAAVDIKAPQIPVLHNADVAAYSDPAQIRDALTRQLYCPVRWTETIQKLAADGIVLMAECGPGKVLAGLAKRIDGNVNCHALTDAAKLEAARAELA; encoded by the coding sequence ATGGCGTTTGCCTTTCTTTTCCCCGGCCAGGGCTCGCAGAGCCTGAAAATGATGGACGGCTTTGCCGACCTGCCGGTAGTAAAACAGACTTTCGACGAAGCCTCCGCCGCACTGGGTGAAGACCTGTGGGCGATGCTGCAGGCCGAGTCCGCCGACGCGATCAACGCCACCGTCAACACCCAGCCGCTGATGCTGGCTGCCGGTGTGGCCACCTACCGCGCCTGGCTGGCCCAGGGCGGCGCCGTGCCGGCCGTGCTGGCTGGTCACAGCCTGGGTGAATACTCCGCGCTGGTGGCTGCCGGTGCGCTGGGCTTTGCCGACGCGGTACAACTGGTGCGCCTGCGTGCCCAGGCAATGCAGGAAGCGGTGCCGGCAGGCGAGGGCGCCATGGCCGCCATCCTCAACCTGTCCGACGACGATATCCGCGCAGCCTGCGCCGAAGCGGCACAGGGCGAAGTGGTGGAGCCGGTGAACTTCAACTCGCCGGGCCAGGTGGTGATTGCCGGTAGCAAGGCCGCCGTGGAGCGCGCCATGGAACTGTGCAAGGCCAAGGGCGCCAAGCGCGCGCTGCCGCTGCCGGTATCGGTGCCGTCGCACTGCTCGCTGATGAAGCCGGCTGCCGAGCGCCTGGCTGTGGCACTGGCCGCGGTAGACATCAAGGCACCGCAGATTCCGGTGCTGCACAACGCCGACGTGGCCGCCTACAGCGACCCGGCACAGATCCGCGACGCGCTGACCCGTCAGCTGTACTGCCCGGTGCGCTGGACCGAAACCATTCAGAAACTGGCCGCAGACGGCATCGTGCTGATGGCCGAGTGCGGCCCGGGCAAGGTGCTGGCCGGCCTCGCCAAGCGCATCGATGGCAACGTCAACTGCCATGCGCTGACCGACGCGGCCAAGCTGGAAGCCGCCCGCGCCGAGCTGGCGTAA
- a CDS encoding aminodeoxychorismate synthase component I, whose protein sequence is MHFELLNHTPDLLALHAADRARFPCLLQSSGDIGWDILMALPQSHRVYREGEGAAFLADVRALPAPQTVANPHGLPFTGGWFVYLAYDLLSEFEPSVPQAISDSFPLAALTRIPAAVIHDRAGRQSWLMAESAAQLDELKAALAAAAPFAPRAVSLAGLEEDPPHWYTDAVVKLKDYIYEGDVFQVNISRGWRAMLGEEVRPVDLFAALRRANPAPFSALADFGDAHIVSSSPERLVRVHDGWVDTRPIAGTHPRSPDAAEDAALKQRLISSIKERAEHVMLIDLERNDLGRICQPGTVEVNELMAVASYAYVHHIESNVRGRIRAGVDTVDVFRALFPGGTITGCPKVRTMQIIRELENSARRAYTGSLGYLNRDGSMDLNILIRTFMQQGQQLRFRAGGGIVADSDPQRELQETRHKARGLLRALGVEQA, encoded by the coding sequence ATGCATTTCGAACTGCTGAACCACACACCCGACCTGCTGGCGCTGCATGCCGCCGACCGGGCGCGCTTTCCCTGCCTGCTGCAGTCCTCCGGCGACATCGGCTGGGACATCCTGATGGCGCTGCCGCAGAGCCACCGCGTATACCGCGAAGGCGAGGGCGCGGCCTTCCTTGCCGACGTGCGCGCGCTGCCGGCACCGCAGACGGTGGCCAACCCGCACGGCTTGCCGTTCACCGGCGGCTGGTTCGTCTACCTGGCTTATGACCTGCTGTCCGAGTTCGAACCCAGCGTGCCGCAGGCGATCAGCGACAGCTTTCCGCTGGCAGCGCTGACGCGCATTCCGGCGGCCGTCATCCATGACCGCGCCGGTAGGCAGAGCTGGCTCATGGCGGAAAGCGCCGCGCAGCTGGATGAGCTGAAGGCGGCACTGGCCGCTGCCGCGCCATTCGCGCCGCGCGCGGTGAGCCTGGCCGGGCTGGAGGAAGATCCGCCGCACTGGTACACCGACGCGGTGGTGAAGCTGAAGGACTACATCTACGAAGGCGACGTGTTCCAGGTGAACATCTCGCGCGGCTGGCGCGCCATGCTGGGCGAGGAAGTGCGCCCGGTAGACCTGTTCGCCGCCCTGCGCCGCGCCAACCCGGCGCCGTTCTCCGCGCTGGCGGATTTCGGCGATGCGCATATCGTCAGCTCCTCGCCGGAGCGGCTGGTGCGCGTGCACGACGGCTGGGTGGATACCCGCCCGATTGCCGGCACCCACCCGCGCTCGCCGGATGCCGCCGAGGACGCCGCGCTGAAGCAGCGGCTGATCAGCAGCATCAAGGAGCGGGCCGAGCACGTGATGCTGATCGACCTGGAGCGCAACGATCTGGGCCGCATCTGCCAGCCGGGCACGGTGGAGGTGAACGAGCTGATGGCAGTGGCCAGCTACGCCTACGTGCATCACATCGAATCCAATGTCCGCGGCCGCATCCGCGCCGGCGTGGATACCGTGGACGTGTTCCGCGCGCTGTTCCCCGGCGGCACCATCACCGGCTGCCCCAAGGTGCGCACCATGCAGATCATCCGCGAACTGGAAAACAGCGCCCGCCGCGCCTACACCGGCAGCCTGGGTTACCTCAACCGCGACGGCAGCATGGACCTGAATATCCTGATCCGCACCTTCATGCAGCAGGGTCAGCAGCTGCGCTTCCGCGCCGGCGGCGGCATCGTCGCCGACTCCGACCCGCAGCGCGAGCTGCAGGAAACCCGCCACAAGGCACGCGGCCTGCTGCGCGCACTGGGCGTGGAGCAAGCCTGA
- the acpP gene encoding acyl carrier protein, with translation MENIEARVKKIVAEQLGVNEAEVKIESSFVDDLGADSLDTVELVMALEEEFECEIPDEEAEKITTVQQAVDYVTAHLNK, from the coding sequence ATGGAAAACATCGAAGCGCGCGTAAAGAAGATCGTTGCCGAGCAACTGGGCGTGAATGAAGCCGAAGTGAAGATCGAATCTTCCTTCGTTGACGATCTGGGCGCTGACTCCCTGGACACCGTTGAGCTGGTTATGGCGCTGGAAGAAGAGTTCGAGTGCGAGATTCCGGATGAAGAAGCCGAGAAGATCACCACCGTTCAGCAAGCCGTTGACTACGTAACTGCTCACCTGAACAAGTAA
- the plsX gene encoding phosphate acyltransferase PlsX, whose amino-acid sequence MTITVAIDAMGGDVGLKVTVPASVKFLQDTPDVNLILVGDSAGIEAELAAQPASVRARITVQHATQVVGMDEAPQLALKNKKDSSMRVAINLVKDGQAQAAVSAGNTGALMATAKFVLKTIPGIDRPAIAKMLPGTGGETCVLDLGANVDCSPEQLLQFGIMGAELAASLQHRQNPSVGLLNIGSEDIKGTETIKRAAELLRDSGLNFYGNVEGNDIFKSTVDVVVCDGFTGNVALKASEGLAHMIATFLREEFARTWWTKLCALAAMPVLKHFKARVDPRRYNGASFLGLRGIVVKSHGGTDALGFRIALEQACEEVRANVIGHITDRVASQLQNLKRPESEA is encoded by the coding sequence ATGACTATCACCGTAGCGATCGATGCCATGGGCGGTGACGTTGGCCTCAAGGTCACCGTCCCGGCATCCGTAAAATTTCTGCAAGACACCCCCGACGTCAATCTGATCCTGGTAGGCGACAGTGCCGGCATTGAAGCCGAACTGGCCGCGCAGCCGGCGTCCGTGCGCGCGCGCATTACCGTGCAGCATGCCACCCAGGTGGTGGGCATGGACGAAGCGCCGCAGCTGGCGCTGAAGAACAAGAAAGACTCGTCGATGCGGGTGGCGATCAACCTGGTCAAGGATGGCCAGGCGCAAGCGGCTGTCTCCGCCGGCAACACCGGTGCGCTGATGGCTACCGCCAAATTCGTGCTCAAGACCATTCCGGGTATCGACCGCCCCGCCATCGCCAAGATGCTGCCGGGTACCGGCGGCGAGACCTGCGTGCTGGACCTGGGTGCCAACGTGGACTGCTCGCCCGAGCAACTGCTGCAATTCGGCATCATGGGTGCTGAGCTGGCGGCCAGTCTGCAACATCGGCAGAACCCCAGCGTGGGGTTGCTGAACATCGGTTCCGAAGACATCAAGGGTACCGAAACCATCAAGCGCGCAGCCGAACTGCTGCGTGACTCCGGCCTGAATTTCTACGGTAACGTCGAAGGCAACGACATCTTCAAGTCCACGGTAGATGTGGTAGTCTGCGACGGCTTTACCGGCAACGTGGCGCTGAAAGCCTCCGAGGGGCTGGCGCACATGATTGCAACCTTCCTGCGCGAAGAGTTTGCCCGCACGTGGTGGACCAAGCTGTGCGCACTGGCAGCCATGCCGGTGCTGAAACACTTCAAGGCCCGCGTCGATCCCCGTCGCTACAATGGCGCCAGTTTCCTGGGCCTGCGCGGGATCGTGGTGAAAAGCCACGGCGGCACCGACGCGCTGGGATTCCGTATCGCACTGGAGCAGGCTTGCGAGGAAGTCCGCGCCAATGTGATTGGTCACATCACGGACCGGGTCGCTTCCCAACTACAAAATCTCAAGCGCCCCGAGTCTGAAGCTTAA
- a CDS encoding nucleoside triphosphate pyrophosphatase: MQIVLASTSPYRREIIERLGLPVQAVAPVCDETPLPGESALDTAVRLARTKAMSLAERFPDALIIGGDQVALLDGQQIGKPGSFDNGVEMLKWMSGRTVVFHSALAVYNSRSGHIQEDVGITRVTLRQLTEQQIRNYLTREPDALHCAGSAKSETLGGALLQKVESDDPNALIGVPLFALVTMLQNEGVEIL; this comes from the coding sequence ATGCAGATCGTCCTTGCCTCCACCTCCCCTTATCGCCGCGAAATCATCGAACGCCTGGGCCTGCCGGTACAGGCGGTAGCGCCGGTATGCGACGAAACCCCGCTGCCGGGCGAATCCGCGCTGGACACCGCGGTGCGCCTGGCACGCACCAAGGCCATGTCGCTGGCGGAGCGCTTTCCCGATGCGCTGATCATCGGTGGCGACCAGGTGGCGCTGCTGGACGGCCAGCAGATCGGCAAGCCGGGCAGCTTCGACAACGGCGTGGAGATGCTCAAGTGGATGAGCGGCCGTACCGTGGTGTTCCACTCCGCACTGGCTGTTTATAACAGTCGCAGCGGCCATATCCAGGAAGACGTGGGCATTACCCGCGTCACCCTGCGCCAGCTCACCGAGCAGCAGATCCGCAACTACCTGACGCGCGAGCCGGATGCGCTGCACTGCGCCGGCAGCGCCAAGAGCGAGACCCTGGGCGGCGCGCTGCTGCAGAAGGTGGAATCGGACGACCCCAACGCGCTGATCGGCGTGCCGCTGTTCGCGCTGGTGACCATGTTGCAGAACGAAGGCGTGGAGATCCTGTGA
- a CDS encoding DUF177 domain-containing protein: MSNPILIDPLAFARDGVEFRKELRIAELDERVHEQLASTAGAVKFTLDGFTDRLRRPSLRYTLTANVELTCQRCLDVMPFDIASDGVITLFTNEAKLEDAVAQDEELDAIMAEDEFDVLALIEDEIIMGLPLSAKHDDCGSEHLERAKTDKPNPFAVLAKLKKSGS, encoded by the coding sequence ATGTCTAACCCGATTTTGATTGATCCGCTCGCTTTCGCCCGCGACGGTGTCGAGTTTCGCAAGGAACTGCGCATCGCCGAGCTGGATGAGCGCGTGCACGAGCAGCTGGCGTCGACCGCCGGCGCGGTGAAGTTTACGCTGGACGGTTTTACCGACCGCCTGCGCCGGCCTTCGCTGCGCTATACGTTGACTGCCAACGTCGAGCTGACCTGCCAGCGCTGCCTGGACGTCATGCCCTTCGATATCGCGAGTGACGGTGTGATTACGCTGTTCACCAACGAAGCGAAGCTGGAAGACGCGGTGGCGCAGGACGAAGAACTCGATGCCATCATGGCCGAGGACGAGTTCGATGTGCTGGCACTGATCGAAGACGAAATCATTATGGGCTTGCCGCTGTCGGCGAAACACGACGACTGCGGCTCGGAGCATCTGGAGCGCGCCAAGACTGACAAACCTAACCCGTTTGCGGTACTGGCAAAGCTGAAGAAATCCGGGTCCTGA
- a CDS encoding beta-ketoacyl-ACP synthase III: MTYSRILGTGSYLPETVLTNAALAERVETSDDWIVSRTGIRERRIAAEDQQTSDLAYQASLKALESAGLAASDLDLIIVATTTPDMVFPSTASILQEKLGIPGVPAFDVQAVCAGFVYALATANGYIKSGMAKHVLVVGAEVMSRLLDWDDRRTCVLFGDGAGAVVVGPSDEPGILHAKLAADGRYRDILKTEAQIAGGELGGTPYLYMDGPAVFKFAVKALSDIAEKTLAEAGVAQADVDWLVPHQANLRIIESTAKHLGLPMDKVIVTLPEQGNTSAASIPLAFDHAVRNGQIQRGQTVMLEGIGGGFAWGALLLRY, translated from the coding sequence ATGACCTATTCCCGCATTCTCGGCACCGGCAGCTACCTGCCGGAAACCGTGTTGACCAATGCCGCGCTGGCGGAGCGCGTGGAAACCAGCGATGACTGGATCGTTTCCCGCACCGGCATCCGCGAACGCCGCATTGCTGCAGAAGATCAGCAAACCAGCGACCTGGCCTACCAGGCATCGCTCAAGGCGCTGGAAAGCGCCGGGCTGGCAGCAAGCGATCTCGACCTGATCATCGTCGCCACGACTACCCCCGACATGGTATTCCCCAGCACTGCCAGCATCCTGCAGGAGAAGCTGGGCATTCCGGGCGTGCCGGCCTTCGACGTGCAGGCGGTGTGTGCCGGCTTCGTCTACGCACTGGCTACTGCCAACGGTTACATCAAGAGCGGCATGGCCAAGCATGTGCTGGTGGTGGGTGCCGAAGTGATGAGCCGCCTGCTGGACTGGGATGACCGTCGCACCTGCGTGCTGTTCGGCGATGGCGCCGGCGCCGTGGTGGTGGGCCCGTCCGACGAGCCGGGCATCCTGCATGCCAAGTTGGCCGCAGACGGCCGCTACCGCGACATCCTCAAGACCGAGGCGCAGATCGCCGGTGGCGAACTGGGCGGTACTCCCTACCTGTACATGGATGGCCCGGCGGTATTCAAGTTCGCCGTCAAGGCGCTGTCTGACATCGCCGAGAAAACCCTGGCCGAAGCCGGCGTGGCACAGGCCGATGTGGACTGGCTGGTGCCGCACCAGGCCAACCTGCGCATCATCGAATCCACCGCCAAGCATCTGGGCCTGCCGATGGACAAGGTGATCGTTACCCTGCCGGAGCAGGGCAACACCTCGGCGGCCTCCATTCCGCTGGCGTTCGACCACGCCGTGCGCAACGGCCAGATCCAGCGCGGCCAGACCGTGATGCTGGAAGGCATCGGCGGCGGTTTCGCCTGGGGCGCGCTGCTGCTGCGCTACTGA
- the rpmF gene encoding 50S ribosomal protein L32 has protein sequence MAVQQNKKSPSKRGMHRAHDFLTVPALAKEPTTGETHLRHHISPNGFYRGRQVVKAKGE, from the coding sequence ATGGCTGTTCAACAGAACAAAAAGTCCCCGTCCAAGCGCGGCATGCATCGTGCACACGATTTTCTGACCGTTCCGGCCCTGGCTAAAGAGCCGACCACCGGTGAAACCCACCTGCGTCACCACATCAGCCCGAACGGCTTCTACCGTGGTCGCCAGGTTGTGAAGGCCAAGGGCGAGTAA
- a CDS encoding LemA family protein, producing MPLILFLAAFAVLFFYGVALYNGLVRLKHEVTKSWANIDVLLKQRNEELPKLVDVCRHYSQFEQNTLSQVMEARAMLSEAARAANVGRIGELESELRSLTGRIFAVAEAYPELKADQQFQHLMQRISQLEEAIADRRELYNEAVNNNNVRVEQFPDVLIANSCGFRSARPLRFAEAEKRDVDVHKLFSR from the coding sequence ATGCCCTTGATCCTGTTTCTGGCCGCCTTCGCCGTGCTGTTCTTCTATGGTGTAGCGCTGTACAACGGCCTGGTACGGCTGAAGCACGAGGTCACCAAGAGCTGGGCCAATATCGACGTGCTGCTGAAGCAGCGCAACGAGGAACTGCCCAAGCTGGTGGACGTATGCCGCCACTACAGCCAGTTCGAGCAGAACACCCTGAGCCAGGTAATGGAAGCGCGTGCCATGCTGTCCGAGGCGGCGCGTGCGGCCAATGTTGGCCGCATCGGCGAGCTGGAAAGCGAACTGCGCAGCCTTACCGGCCGCATCTTCGCGGTGGCCGAAGCCTACCCGGAGCTGAAGGCCGACCAGCAATTCCAGCACCTGATGCAGCGCATCAGCCAGCTGGAGGAGGCCATCGCCGACCGCCGCGAACTCTACAACGAAGCGGTGAACAACAACAATGTGCGCGTCGAGCAGTTTCCGGATGTGCTGATCGCCAACAGCTGCGGCTTCCGCAGCGCCAGGCCGCTGCGCTTTGCCGAGGCGGAAAAACGCGACGTGGACGTGCACAAGCTGTTCAGCCGCTGA
- the fabG gene encoding 3-oxoacyl-ACP reductase FabG: protein MSLQGKVALVTGASRGIGAAIADTLAAAGAKVIGTATSDSGAAAIGERLAQWGGVGMVLNVGEEGAIDALIDTIAKEHGDVVILVNNAGITRDGLLMRMKDEDWDAIMDTNLKSVFKASKAVLRAMMKARTGRIINIASVVGAMGNAGQTNYAAAKAGIMGFTKSMAREVGSRGITVNCVAPGFIDTDMTRALPEAQREMLVSQIALGRLGDAQDIADAVLFLASDKAAYITGQTLHVNGGMLMP, encoded by the coding sequence ATGAGTTTGCAAGGTAAAGTCGCACTGGTGACCGGCGCTTCGCGCGGCATCGGTGCCGCCATTGCCGACACGCTGGCCGCAGCTGGCGCCAAGGTCATTGGTACCGCCACTTCCGACAGCGGCGCCGCCGCCATCGGCGAGCGCCTGGCGCAGTGGGGCGGTGTCGGCATGGTGCTGAACGTGGGTGAAGAAGGCGCCATCGACGCGCTGATCGACACCATCGCCAAGGAGCACGGCGATGTGGTGATTCTGGTGAACAACGCGGGCATCACCCGCGACGGCCTGCTGATGCGCATGAAGGACGAGGACTGGGACGCCATCATGGATACCAACCTGAAGTCGGTATTCAAGGCATCCAAGGCTGTGCTGCGCGCGATGATGAAGGCCCGTACCGGCCGTATCATCAACATCGCCTCGGTAGTGGGCGCGATGGGCAACGCCGGCCAGACCAACTACGCGGCCGCCAAGGCCGGCATCATGGGCTTTACCAAGTCCATGGCGCGCGAAGTGGGCAGCCGCGGCATCACCGTGAACTGCGTGGCTCCGGGCTTCATCGACACCGACATGACCCGCGCACTGCCGGAAGCGCAGCGCGAGATGCTGGTGAGCCAGATCGCCCTGGGTCGCCTGGGCGATGCACAGGATATCGCCGATGCGGTGCTGTTCCTGGCGTCCGACAAGGCCGCCTACATCACCGGTCAGACACTGCACGTCAACGGCGGCATGCTGATGCCGTAA
- a CDS encoding Rossmann-like and DUF2520 domain-containing protein, with translation MLTLNIIGAGRLGKTLARLAQGSGQYRVGAVLCRSLAAAQQACAFIGGGEPRDSLQALPAANLTLLAVPDGAIASVAAELAARGALAAGSVAFHASGVGEASLLAPLAAAGVHCASLHPAFSFADPARAVQGFAGTRCALEGDPAAFPALRDFASAIGGVPFALAPGGKAAYHAALSIASNYLVTLHDLAARVAAQAGMNEDIAAAVLGGLMRQTLENTLALGPQAALTGPIARGDAGTVARHRAVLSAADDVLYCALGQATASLAAGRLDAAAQAALGRVLQSGFRAE, from the coding sequence ATGCTAACCCTCAATATCATCGGTGCCGGTCGCCTGGGCAAGACCCTGGCGCGGCTGGCGCAAGGCAGCGGGCAGTACCGCGTCGGTGCGGTGCTGTGCCGCAGCCTGGCGGCGGCGCAGCAGGCTTGCGCCTTCATCGGCGGCGGCGAGCCGCGTGACAGCCTGCAGGCGCTGCCTGCGGCCAACCTTACCCTGCTGGCGGTGCCGGATGGCGCCATCGCCAGTGTGGCTGCCGAGCTGGCGGCCCGCGGCGCGCTAGCGGCCGGCAGCGTGGCGTTTCATGCCAGCGGTGTGGGCGAGGCCAGCTTGCTGGCGCCGTTGGCCGCGGCCGGCGTGCACTGCGCCAGCCTGCACCCGGCGTTTTCCTTTGCCGATCCGGCGCGGGCGGTGCAGGGTTTTGCCGGCACCCGTTGTGCGCTGGAGGGCGATCCCGCGGCCTTTCCCGCCTTGCGCGATTTTGCCTCTGCCATCGGCGGTGTGCCGTTTGCGCTGGCGCCGGGCGGCAAGGCCGCCTACCACGCTGCGCTGTCTATCGCCTCCAACTACCTGGTAACGCTGCATGATCTGGCGGCGCGGGTGGCTGCACAGGCCGGCATGAATGAAGACATCGCCGCCGCGGTGCTGGGCGGGCTGATGCGGCAGACGCTGGAAAACACCCTGGCGCTGGGGCCGCAGGCGGCGCTGACCGGCCCCATCGCCCGTGGCGATGCCGGCACGGTGGCCAGGCATCGCGCGGTGTTGTCGGCGGCGGATGATGTGCTGTACTGCGCACTGGGGCAGGCGACGGCAAGCTTGGCCGCAGGCCGGCTGGATGCGGCGGCGCAGGCGGCGCTGGGCCGGGTGTTGCAGTCGGGGTTCAGGGCGGAGTAA